One Aliidiomarina minuta genomic region harbors:
- a CDS encoding sugar transferase, producing the protein MLRIFDFLFSLIGLILGFPVLIILFIVGLFDTGSPLFLQKRVGRLQKPFTLVKFRTMRKDTASVASHLASADSITKFGHFLRRTKLDELPQLWNVLKGDMSLVGPRPCLFNQEELIEEREKRGVFKVRPGITGLAQVNDIDMSRPRLLAQTDAKMLKNLTLVNYFKLIIMTVLGKGSGDRVK; encoded by the coding sequence ATGCTAAGAATATTTGATTTCCTTTTTTCTCTTATAGGCTTGATACTGGGGTTTCCAGTGCTGATTATTCTTTTTATCGTTGGCCTTTTTGATACGGGATCCCCGTTGTTTTTACAAAAACGGGTAGGGCGTCTTCAAAAACCTTTTACCCTGGTTAAGTTCAGAACCATGCGCAAAGATACCGCTAGCGTGGCCAGCCATTTGGCCAGTGCGGATTCAATAACTAAATTCGGTCACTTTTTGCGCCGCACTAAGTTAGACGAACTTCCCCAGCTTTGGAATGTCCTAAAAGGCGATATGAGTCTGGTCGGTCCGCGGCCTTGCTTGTTTAACCAGGAAGAACTTATCGAAGAGCGCGAAAAGCGCGGTGTATTTAAAGTACGCCCTGGCATTACTGGCTTGGCTCAGGTCAACGATATTGATATGTCACGGCCGCGGTTGTTGGCACAAACGGATGCGAAAATGCTGAAGAACTTAACGTTAGTGAACTACTTTAAACTCATCATAATGACAGTTCTGGGCAAAGGCTCAGGCGACAGAGTTAAGTAA
- a CDS encoding glycosyltransferase family 2 protein, giving the protein MKISIVTVCYNSEATIRDTIESVLAQDYPNIEYIVVDGESKDRTMDIVREYEDRIAVVVSEPDAGIYDAMNKGIRLATGDVFGILNSDDFFSSTDSISAIASGFSEDNVDAVYGDLIYVSPENTDKTTRFYSVKRFTKTKIRMGIMPPHPTFYVKRKFFEQLGYYKTDYRVSADFELVSRFWLQGVHFYRVPKVIVTMREGGISSSGLAGRIHQNKEIVRACRENGIKTNLAVIGLKIPFKLISKLKRAPKYTMVNK; this is encoded by the coding sequence TTGAAGATATCTATTGTCACAGTTTGTTATAACAGCGAAGCAACTATAAGAGACACCATCGAATCTGTGTTGGCGCAAGACTATCCGAATATTGAATACATAGTAGTAGACGGCGAGTCAAAGGACCGGACAATGGATATTGTTCGTGAATACGAAGACAGAATAGCTGTGGTTGTAAGCGAGCCCGATGCGGGAATATACGATGCGATGAACAAAGGCATTCGCCTGGCGACTGGAGATGTGTTTGGCATCTTAAACTCTGACGACTTTTTCTCCTCGACAGACAGTATATCTGCTATTGCCAGTGGTTTTAGTGAAGACAACGTGGATGCTGTATACGGGGACTTAATTTATGTGTCCCCCGAGAATACCGATAAAACCACTCGTTTTTATTCAGTGAAGAGGTTTACTAAGACTAAAATAAGAATGGGCATAATGCCTCCCCATCCAACATTCTATGTGAAACGTAAGTTTTTTGAACAGCTTGGCTACTATAAAACTGACTATAGAGTCTCTGCCGACTTTGAACTTGTATCTAGGTTTTGGCTACAAGGCGTGCATTTTTACCGGGTACCAAAAGTAATAGTTACTATGAGGGAAGGTGGTATCAGCTCAAGTGGATTAGCGGGGCGAATACATCAGAATAAAGAAATAGTACGTGCTTGCCGTGAGAATGGCATTAAGACAAATTTAGCAGTAATTGGACTTAAGATCCCTTTTAAACTGATTAGTAAGTTAAAGCGTGCACCGAAATATACGATGGTGAATAAATGA
- a CDS encoding mannose-1-phosphate guanylyltransferase/mannose-6-phosphate isomerase, translating into MILPVIMAGGSGSRLWPLSRAFFPKQFLRLQGEHTMLQETLLRLDMQKSLAPLVICNEDHRFIVAEQLRQQDMLSNNIILEPTGRNTAPAIALAALTAMAAGDDPVLLVLAADHLIKDTAAFQKAIDKAAEFAEQDKLVTFGIVPTGPETGYGYIERGDEVGTGYAVARFKEKPDLNTAQSYVDSGRFYWNSGMFMFKASRYIDELRKFRPDILSACEAALGQIDVDLDFVRVEKTAFEKCPDDSIDYAVMEKTSHAVVVPLDAGWSDVGSWSTLWEVSDKDSKGNVCEGDVMLHDSSNNYVFAEEGLVATVGIENMVVVKTKDAVLVAKKDQVQEVKAIVEQLKREGRSEYKLHREVYRPWGKYDSIDQGERYQVKRITVKPGEKLSIQMHHHRAEHWVVVSGTANVTIDEKTSLLTENESVYIPVGSVHSLENPGKIPLELIEVQSGAYLGEDDIVRFEDRYGRT; encoded by the coding sequence ATGATTTTACCCGTTATAATGGCAGGCGGAAGTGGAAGCAGACTTTGGCCTCTTTCCCGAGCTTTTTTTCCTAAGCAATTCCTTCGCCTCCAGGGTGAGCATACAATGCTGCAGGAAACCTTGCTGCGTCTCGATATGCAAAAATCTTTAGCTCCCCTAGTGATATGCAACGAAGATCACCGCTTTATTGTAGCTGAGCAGTTACGCCAGCAAGATATGCTTTCAAATAACATCATTCTTGAGCCTACTGGGCGAAATACAGCGCCAGCAATAGCTCTTGCAGCTCTCACCGCTATGGCCGCAGGCGATGATCCTGTTTTATTGGTTCTGGCTGCTGATCATTTAATTAAAGATACCGCTGCATTTCAGAAGGCAATAGATAAAGCCGCTGAGTTTGCCGAGCAGGACAAATTAGTGACTTTCGGTATCGTTCCTACAGGCCCGGAAACCGGATATGGCTATATAGAACGGGGCGACGAAGTAGGCACTGGTTATGCAGTTGCGCGCTTTAAAGAAAAACCGGATTTAAACACTGCACAGTCATACGTTGATAGTGGTCGTTTCTATTGGAACAGTGGCATGTTTATGTTTAAAGCGTCGCGCTATATTGATGAACTTCGTAAGTTCCGTCCGGATATACTTAGTGCGTGCGAAGCCGCGCTTGGGCAAATAGACGTGGATCTTGATTTTGTCAGAGTGGAAAAAACAGCGTTTGAAAAATGCCCTGATGATTCAATCGATTATGCGGTTATGGAAAAGACATCTCATGCGGTAGTAGTGCCACTGGATGCTGGTTGGAGTGACGTAGGTTCCTGGTCGACACTATGGGAAGTCTCGGATAAAGATAGCAAGGGTAACGTGTGTGAAGGTGACGTAATGCTGCACGATAGCAGCAACAATTACGTATTCGCGGAAGAAGGACTGGTTGCAACGGTTGGCATTGAAAATATGGTCGTTGTGAAAACCAAAGATGCGGTTTTAGTTGCGAAAAAAGATCAGGTTCAGGAAGTGAAAGCTATCGTAGAACAGCTTAAACGAGAAGGCCGCAGCGAGTATAAATTACACCGGGAAGTCTATCGACCCTGGGGGAAATATGACTCTATTGATCAGGGAGAGCGTTATCAGGTTAAGCGGATAACAGTGAAACCTGGCGAGAAGTTATCAATCCAAATGCATCATCATCGTGCGGAACACTGGGTCGTAGTTTCGGGAACCGCTAACGTTACGATTGACGAAAAAACGTCGTTGTTAACAGAGAATGAATCGGTTTATATACCAGTTGGCAGTGTTCATTCGCTGGAGAACCCAGGCAAGATCCCGCTTGAGTTGATTGAAGTACAAAGTGGCGCCTATCTAGGGGAAGACGATATTGTCCGCTTTGAAGACAGGTATGGTCGCACATGA
- a CDS encoding UDP-glucose 4-epimerase family protein has protein sequence MTKVLVTGATGFIGAPLSQALSERNFIVMRTARHARDEVKSMPLDTENWKPALEGVDVVVHCAALAHVPAQSDDAFREKVRTLNVTAAQRLARQAKELGVKRFIFLSSVKAIGESTAANQVYTCESQCLPEDLYGESKREAEVALQQELSGSETDLVIIRPPLVYGPGVKGNFKSLMNIAKRNLPLPFKSVDNKRSLVALDNLVDLIVTCVKYPESLNDTFLVSDDHDVSTRELLDSLTKAYGNEPRLWPYPVSFMRVAARLLGKKAVADRLFGNLQLDISYTRRTLNWEPVVSFEQGIQDCVTTEFNNSNQDKG, from the coding sequence GTGACTAAAGTCTTGGTTACTGGCGCCACTGGTTTCATAGGCGCACCTTTGAGCCAAGCGTTGTCAGAGCGTAACTTTATTGTTATGCGCACCGCACGTCATGCTCGTGACGAAGTGAAAAGCATGCCATTGGATACAGAGAACTGGAAACCAGCTCTTGAAGGTGTTGATGTTGTTGTGCATTGCGCTGCACTTGCTCACGTTCCGGCACAAAGCGATGATGCGTTTAGAGAAAAGGTCAGAACCTTAAATGTAACTGCGGCTCAGAGGCTGGCTCGTCAGGCAAAAGAGCTTGGCGTAAAACGTTTTATATTTTTAAGTTCGGTAAAAGCCATAGGCGAGAGCACTGCAGCTAATCAGGTTTATACCTGTGAAAGCCAGTGTTTACCGGAAGACCTATATGGAGAGTCGAAACGAGAGGCTGAGGTTGCATTACAGCAGGAGCTTTCTGGCTCTGAAACTGACCTGGTTATTATTCGTCCGCCGTTGGTGTATGGCCCTGGTGTTAAAGGTAACTTTAAGTCATTAATGAATATTGCGAAACGTAACCTACCGCTACCATTTAAATCGGTTGATAATAAAAGAAGTCTGGTAGCATTGGATAACCTGGTCGATTTGATTGTCACTTGTGTTAAATATCCGGAATCTTTGAATGACACCTTTTTGGTTAGCGATGACCATGATGTGTCCACTAGAGAGTTACTTGACTCTTTAACAAAAGCCTATGGTAATGAACCTCGGTTGTGGCCCTATCCTGTGTCATTCATGCGTGTGGCTGCCCGACTACTAGGTAAGAAGGCCGTTGCAGACAGACTATTTGGAAACTTACAGCTTGATATCAGTTACACCAGGCGTACCCTCAATTGGGAGCCTGTGGTGTCTTTTGAACAGGGGATTCAGGACTGTGTTACAACAGAGTTTAATAATTCAAATCAAGACAAAGGATAG
- a CDS encoding SLBB domain-containing protein, giving the protein MKRGLIFSALAGLALSVSFSFDVLFNSAQAQQMPSQAQIEQLRSLPRAQQEQLARQFGVDIDMLDQMDRQDSQAEQREQQERDLVFPRGTRFDHTGEPIIPEDLERQFTRDDEVIRPFGYDMFAAQPSTFAPTSHAPVPSNYIMGVGDSIKVQLFGQEDTVHNLIIDREGKVVIPRLGEMNVAGLTYSAMQELIQHRVRERLIGFQVAVSMGELRSIQIFIVGEAYQPGAYTVSSLSTISQALYVAGGVSDIASLRSVRLMRGGNVESEFDLYDLLMRGDASADRILQSGDVVFIPPRGDMITVKGEVNRPAMYELKGGETLEDALKLAGGAKAEAYLPSTQVRRVRDGRRQMTTLDLSSQDHLQRSVQGGDEIVLREVSEGLDNSLLVVGAVSRPGQYEWQEGLRINDILRSSRHDLLEQADLSYGLVVREHGPRRELRVYQFDVALAIDGDRGENLELNERDQLVIFSRYQTKAEEQEKLSRLTRSKQEREQEERQELLADYRRAFLRDLVREKENSDREAREERERAERLTPLRELFGTPDQDEGRVADEDLAEYSRENLLDPIMQRLQRQRTESGNTPFVYVAGEVNHPGVYPLVQNASASRLISAAGGLKDSAYLQRAEVTRINLKGGQAETEYMPFDLLDVILGNEDIALQGRDRLNVLSIPEWQNTYEVTLRGEVRFPGTYAIRRGESLSALVERAGGFTDFAFLDGAVFTRDELREQERRRMTMLAEELQREIASNAITGTGGSNQSYEQMRTLLADLMAVEPVGRLIIDLPRILAGESQAGDITLKDGDTLHVPSRQDSISILGEVQMATSYRFDRDLTVTDYINMSGGTKQKADERRIYVVKANGAIEPHRQRRGWFSHGASAELRPGDAIVVPLDTTYSENLELWSRVTNIIYNSAVAFAAISNI; this is encoded by the coding sequence GTGAAACGTGGTTTGATTTTTAGCGCCTTAGCAGGCCTGGCTTTAAGTGTTAGTTTTTCATTCGATGTGCTGTTTAATAGCGCCCAGGCTCAGCAAATGCCCAGTCAGGCGCAAATTGAACAGCTGCGTAGTTTACCCCGTGCTCAGCAGGAGCAGTTGGCCCGTCAGTTTGGCGTGGATATTGACATGCTCGATCAGATGGATCGACAGGATAGTCAGGCTGAGCAGCGCGAACAACAAGAAAGGGATTTGGTATTCCCTCGGGGGACGCGTTTTGACCATACCGGTGAACCTATTATTCCGGAAGATCTGGAACGCCAGTTTACCCGTGATGATGAAGTCATACGGCCGTTTGGTTATGACATGTTTGCCGCTCAGCCCAGTACCTTTGCCCCCACCTCTCATGCACCAGTGCCTTCTAATTATATTATGGGCGTAGGGGATAGCATCAAGGTGCAACTCTTTGGTCAGGAAGATACGGTTCATAACCTGATTATTGATCGTGAAGGCAAAGTTGTGATTCCGCGTTTAGGCGAAATGAACGTAGCTGGCTTGACTTACAGCGCTATGCAGGAGCTTATCCAACACCGGGTCAGAGAACGTCTGATAGGCTTCCAGGTAGCCGTTTCTATGGGCGAGTTGCGTTCTATTCAGATTTTCATCGTAGGTGAAGCCTACCAGCCGGGTGCTTATACAGTCAGTTCTTTGTCTACTATCAGCCAGGCTTTATATGTAGCAGGCGGTGTCTCTGACATTGCATCTTTACGCTCAGTGCGCTTAATGCGTGGCGGTAATGTGGAGTCGGAATTTGATTTATATGACCTCTTGATGCGCGGCGATGCCTCTGCGGATCGCATTTTGCAAAGCGGCGATGTGGTGTTCATTCCGCCACGCGGCGATATGATTACCGTTAAAGGCGAGGTCAACCGCCCGGCTATGTATGAGCTGAAAGGTGGTGAAACCCTTGAAGACGCACTCAAACTGGCCGGTGGTGCCAAAGCTGAAGCCTATTTGCCTTCCACACAGGTGCGACGTGTACGCGACGGACGCCGTCAGATGACAACTTTAGATTTGTCCTCGCAGGATCACCTGCAGCGCAGCGTGCAGGGGGGCGATGAAATTGTACTGAGAGAAGTATCTGAAGGCCTGGATAATAGTTTATTAGTCGTAGGTGCTGTGAGTCGCCCAGGGCAGTATGAATGGCAGGAAGGCCTGCGTATTAACGATATTCTGCGTAGCAGCCGTCATGACTTATTAGAACAGGCGGATTTAAGTTATGGTCTGGTGGTGCGCGAGCATGGCCCGCGTCGTGAACTGCGTGTTTATCAGTTTGATGTCGCTTTAGCTATTGACGGTGACCGGGGTGAAAACCTGGAGCTTAATGAACGTGATCAGCTGGTTATTTTCAGTCGTTACCAGACAAAAGCGGAAGAACAGGAAAAACTTTCCCGTTTGACGCGCTCAAAACAGGAGCGTGAGCAGGAAGAACGGCAGGAGCTTTTAGCCGATTACCGCCGTGCTTTCCTGCGTGACTTGGTGCGGGAGAAAGAAAACAGTGACCGTGAAGCGCGTGAGGAGCGTGAGCGTGCAGAACGCCTTACGCCGTTGCGTGAATTATTCGGTACACCAGACCAGGATGAAGGCCGGGTTGCCGATGAGGATCTGGCTGAATATTCACGCGAAAATCTGCTGGATCCTATCATGCAGCGGTTGCAGCGCCAGCGTACCGAAAGCGGTAATACACCTTTTGTTTATGTCGCTGGTGAAGTTAATCACCCGGGTGTGTATCCGCTGGTGCAGAATGCCAGTGCCAGTCGTTTAATTTCTGCCGCTGGTGGTTTGAAAGACTCAGCTTACCTGCAACGCGCTGAAGTGACACGCATAAACCTCAAGGGTGGGCAGGCAGAAACTGAATACATGCCTTTTGATTTACTGGATGTGATTCTTGGCAATGAAGACATCGCGTTGCAGGGGCGAGATCGCCTGAATGTGCTGAGCATTCCGGAATGGCAGAATACCTATGAAGTAACCCTGCGCGGCGAAGTTCGTTTCCCCGGCACTTATGCGATTCGCCGCGGCGAAAGCCTTTCTGCTTTAGTTGAACGGGCCGGTGGCTTTACAGACTTTGCTTTTCTGGATGGTGCGGTATTTACCCGAGACGAACTGCGTGAGCAGGAACGCCGTCGTATGACTATGTTGGCCGAAGAGCTGCAGCGTGAAATTGCCAGTAATGCTATTACCGGTACGGGTGGCAGTAACCAGTCTTACGAGCAAATGCGAACCTTGCTGGCTGATTTGATGGCCGTTGAACCTGTTGGCCGTTTAATTATCGACCTGCCCCGAATTCTGGCTGGCGAGAGCCAGGCTGGCGATATTACTCTGAAAGACGGCGATACCTTGCATGTGCCTTCGCGTCAGGACTCGATAAGCATTCTCGGCGAAGTACAAATGGCCACTTCTTACCGCTTTGACCGTGACCTGACTGTGACTGATTATATCAATATGAGTGGTGGCACTAAGCAAAAAGCGGATGAGAGACGCATTTATGTCGTCAAGGCCAATGGTGCTATCGAACCACACCGTCAACGCCGTGGCTGGTTTAGTCATGGTGCGTCAGCGGAATTACGTCCGGGCGACGCTATTGTGGTACCGCTGGACACGACATACAGTGAGAACCTTGAGCTATGGTCGCGGGTCACCAATATTATTTATAATTCAGCCGTTGCTTTTGCCGCTATTAGCAATATTTAA
- a CDS encoding phosphomannomutase CpsG (capsular polysaccharide biosynthesis protein; catalyzes the formation of D-mannose 6-phosphate from alpha-D-mannose 1-phosphate), whose product MKLNCFKAYDIRGRLGDELNDDIAYRIGRAYGEYLQPENVVVGGDVRLTSEALKNALADGLRDAGVNVIDIGLAGTEEIYFATSYLKTGGGIIVTASHNPMDYNGMKLVREDSRPISGDTGLRDIQRLAEENNFQDKEQRGSLTVKNILSAYTAHLFSYITPENIKPLKLVINSGNGAAGHVIDALVERFRASEVPLEIVKVHNEPDGHFPNGIPNPLLPENRQDTIDAVLAHDADLGIAFDGDFDRCFFFDHQGTFIEGYYIVGLLAEAFLQKNQGSKIIHDPRLVWNTIDIAEANGGIAIQSKTGHAFIKERMRKEDAVYGGEMSAHHYFKDFAYCDSGMIPWLLVAELICVKGLSLHQLVRERMTAYPSSGEINFVLAEPARALEEVERVYSKDAITLDRTDGISLEFKDWRLNLRSSNTEPVVRLNIETRSKPALVTEKVTEIETLLRKFS is encoded by the coding sequence ATGAAGCTAAATTGTTTTAAAGCCTATGATATTCGAGGTCGCTTAGGGGATGAGCTAAACGATGACATTGCTTACCGAATTGGTCGCGCTTATGGAGAATACCTACAACCCGAGAATGTGGTTGTTGGCGGTGATGTTCGTTTAACAAGCGAAGCTTTAAAAAATGCACTGGCTGATGGCCTGAGAGACGCTGGAGTTAACGTAATTGATATTGGTCTGGCGGGCACAGAAGAAATCTATTTTGCAACTTCGTATCTGAAAACGGGTGGGGGAATTATAGTAACCGCGAGCCACAACCCAATGGACTATAACGGGATGAAGTTGGTTCGTGAGGACTCCAGGCCTATAAGTGGCGATACGGGTTTACGCGATATTCAGCGATTGGCTGAAGAAAATAATTTCCAGGATAAAGAGCAGCGTGGCTCACTTACAGTAAAGAATATACTTTCCGCCTATACGGCTCATCTGTTTTCCTATATTACCCCAGAGAATATAAAGCCACTTAAACTGGTTATTAATAGCGGAAATGGTGCTGCGGGTCATGTTATAGACGCCTTAGTTGAAAGGTTTCGGGCATCTGAAGTCCCACTCGAAATTGTGAAAGTTCACAACGAACCCGACGGACATTTTCCGAATGGTATTCCAAATCCCTTATTACCTGAAAATCGGCAGGATACTATAGACGCAGTGCTGGCTCATGACGCGGATCTTGGTATTGCATTCGATGGCGATTTTGACCGATGTTTCTTTTTTGATCATCAGGGAACCTTTATTGAGGGGTACTATATTGTAGGCTTGCTTGCTGAAGCGTTTTTACAGAAAAATCAAGGTAGTAAGATAATTCATGACCCCCGGTTGGTATGGAATACCATCGATATAGCGGAAGCGAATGGTGGGATTGCGATTCAGTCGAAAACGGGACATGCATTTATAAAAGAGCGTATGCGCAAAGAGGACGCTGTATATGGTGGGGAAATGAGCGCACACCATTACTTTAAAGACTTTGCCTACTGTGACAGTGGAATGATTCCCTGGTTGTTGGTAGCTGAGCTGATCTGTGTGAAAGGCTTGTCGTTGCATCAATTAGTTCGTGAACGAATGACTGCTTATCCGTCATCTGGTGAAATTAATTTCGTTTTAGCGGAACCAGCACGAGCACTCGAGGAAGTGGAACGGGTATACAGTAAAGACGCTATTACGCTTGATAGAACTGATGGGATTAGCCTTGAGTTTAAAGACTGGCGCTTGAACCTGAGAAGCTCAAATACTGAGCCTGTTGTTCGCTTGAATATCGAGACTCGCTCTAAGCCGGCACTTGTGACTGAAAAAGTCACTGAAATCGAAACATTACTGCGTAAATTTAGTTGA
- a CDS encoding NAD-dependent epimerase/dehydratase family protein, with amino-acid sequence MTKVLITGANGFIGSKLCKSVSGEKYEVVPATRAQVGSIGQDTDWYQLLQGVDQVIHLAARAHAKHRPKGERLDWFREVNTAGTLSLAKQAIEAGVKRFIFFSTIGVSGDGSSSDGSDVIDEKSKIEPANDYALSKYEAECGLISVFESSECELLIIRPPLVYGADAPGNFRKLLQLADSPLPLPFAKVDNSRSMLSIENLSDFVIRILQTQESHAGTYVLADDETVSMAEIIEALREGLGRSNNNSAVAPGLIKTGAQLTGKAAMYQQLCGNLVISNKKAKATFDWQPPLSASEALYLAARAYLKRVKN; translated from the coding sequence ATGACAAAAGTACTGATCACAGGTGCTAACGGCTTTATTGGTTCGAAGCTCTGTAAATCAGTTTCAGGGGAAAAGTATGAGGTGGTGCCAGCGACCCGTGCTCAGGTAGGTTCAATTGGTCAAGACACCGATTGGTATCAGCTGTTACAAGGCGTAGACCAAGTCATTCACCTGGCAGCCCGAGCGCATGCAAAACATCGTCCTAAAGGTGAGCGCCTTGACTGGTTCAGAGAGGTTAATACCGCGGGTACTTTGAGTCTGGCTAAGCAGGCTATTGAGGCAGGTGTTAAAAGATTTATTTTCTTTAGTACGATTGGCGTTTCCGGCGATGGAAGTAGTAGTGATGGTAGCGATGTAATTGATGAGAAATCAAAGATTGAGCCAGCTAATGACTACGCGCTCTCCAAATACGAAGCTGAATGTGGGTTAATCTCGGTTTTTGAAAGCTCAGAATGTGAGTTGTTAATAATTCGTCCGCCGCTTGTTTATGGTGCAGATGCGCCGGGCAATTTCAGAAAATTACTACAATTAGCGGATAGCCCACTCCCCCTGCCGTTTGCGAAAGTGGATAACTCGAGGTCCATGCTAAGTATTGAAAATCTGTCCGATTTTGTAATTCGTATACTCCAGACTCAGGAGAGCCATGCGGGCACATATGTGCTTGCTGATGACGAGACAGTCTCGATGGCGGAGATTATCGAAGCTTTACGAGAAGGGCTGGGGCGGTCAAATAATAACTCGGCTGTAGCGCCTGGCTTAATCAAGACGGGAGCACAATTAACAGGGAAAGCTGCGATGTATCAACAACTGTGTGGAAACCTGGTAATTTCGAACAAAAAGGCAAAAGCAACCTTTGATTGGCAACCTCCCTTATCTGCTTCCGAGGCATTATATCTGGCAGCGCGAGCTTATTTAAAACGAGTAAAGAACTGA
- a CDS encoding nucleoside-diphosphate sugar epimerase/dehydratase: MLQKLLSFSRTSKRLIALCFDVLALLFAYAFALCVRYESFYWPEDPDVLWAIAIAIPVSMLLFARFGLYRAVVRFMALSALLVVSLGVLSSSLVLAIAVYFLNAAVPYSVIINYALMSLILIGGSRLLMRSLFERRANREKERVIIYGAGSAGRQLAQALINGAEFHPVCFVDDDKTLQGSSILGLSVYSPVSIEAAINRCEARRVLLAIPSVSRARRKEILDFLEPLKVTVQSIPGMADMVDGDMSIDELQDVRIEDLLGRDPVKPRKALMNTNIFGKQVLVTGAGGSIGSELCRQIVQYEPEILILLEASEFNLYAIERELADLIATEQLQVSLQPVLCSIQNRSRLAKVMQHYAVDTVYHAAAYKHVPMVEYNVVEGVRNNIFGTWNVAEAATANGVKDFVLISTDKAVRPTNVMGATKRMSELVLQGMAKREGNNTRFAMVRFGNVLGSSGSVVPLFRQQIIDGGPVTVTDPEITRYFMTIPEAAQLVIQAGAMGTLAARETDGKGGDVFVLDMGEPVKIDYLARKLIRLMGLEVRDVNNPDGDIEIVYSGLRPGEKLYEELLIGDDVQLTDHPRIMTASEIALPWADIELLLEKLDTYCSDLTIDGIHELLQQAPLGFAPSSGINDLMYNNGDVVIESIPCEK; encoded by the coding sequence ATGCTGCAAAAACTGCTTTCTTTCTCCCGCACCAGTAAACGTTTAATAGCACTTTGTTTTGACGTGTTGGCGTTGCTCTTTGCTTATGCCTTCGCGCTTTGCGTGCGTTACGAGTCTTTCTACTGGCCTGAAGATCCCGACGTGCTTTGGGCGATTGCTATTGCGATTCCTGTTTCCATGCTGCTCTTCGCTCGCTTTGGTTTGTATCGGGCGGTGGTGCGCTTTATGGCGCTTTCAGCACTTTTAGTGGTGAGCCTGGGCGTATTAAGCTCGAGCCTGGTGCTCGCTATTGCGGTTTACTTTTTGAATGCGGCGGTTCCTTATAGTGTCATTATCAATTATGCGTTGATGTCATTGATATTGATCGGGGGCTCGCGGTTGTTAATGCGTTCGCTGTTTGAGAGGCGCGCCAACCGGGAAAAAGAACGGGTGATTATTTATGGCGCGGGTTCTGCCGGGCGCCAGTTGGCCCAGGCTTTAATTAACGGCGCTGAATTCCATCCGGTTTGTTTTGTTGATGATGACAAGACCCTGCAAGGGTCTTCTATTCTGGGGTTGTCGGTTTACTCTCCTGTTAGCATTGAAGCCGCTATCAACCGTTGTGAAGCACGCCGTGTGCTGCTTGCTATTCCTAGTGTCTCTCGTGCCCGCCGTAAAGAAATCCTGGACTTTCTGGAACCCTTAAAAGTCACAGTACAGAGTATTCCTGGCATGGCGGATATGGTTGATGGCGACATGTCTATTGATGAGCTGCAGGATGTGCGCATTGAAGATTTACTTGGTCGTGATCCAGTGAAACCCCGTAAAGCCTTAATGAATACCAATATTTTCGGCAAACAGGTGCTGGTTACTGGTGCCGGCGGTTCTATTGGTTCTGAGCTCTGTCGCCAGATCGTGCAGTATGAGCCGGAAATTTTAATCTTACTGGAAGCTTCTGAGTTTAATCTGTATGCCATTGAGCGGGAACTTGCTGATCTTATAGCCACCGAGCAATTGCAGGTCAGCTTACAGCCGGTGTTGTGCTCAATACAGAATCGTTCACGCCTGGCCAAAGTGATGCAGCACTACGCGGTGGATACGGTCTATCATGCTGCCGCTTATAAGCATGTACCTATGGTGGAATACAATGTTGTTGAGGGTGTACGCAACAATATTTTCGGTACCTGGAATGTCGCTGAAGCGGCCACGGCAAACGGCGTTAAAGATTTTGTTCTGATTTCTACCGACAAAGCAGTGCGTCCCACGAATGTGATGGGCGCTACTAAGCGCATGTCGGAGTTGGTATTGCAGGGCATGGCGAAGCGCGAAGGCAATAACACTCGTTTTGCTATGGTGCGTTTTGGTAATGTGCTGGGTTCATCCGGGTCTGTGGTGCCTTTGTTTCGTCAGCAGATTATTGATGGTGGTCCTGTTACGGTTACTGACCCTGAGATCACCCGTTATTTTATGACCATTCCAGAAGCAGCTCAGCTGGTGATTCAAGCGGGCGCTATGGGTACGCTTGCGGCTCGTGAAACCGACGGCAAGGGTGGCGATGTTTTTGTTCTGGATATGGGCGAGCCTGTTAAAATTGATTATCTGGCCCGTAAGCTGATTCGTTTGATGGGCTTAGAAGTCAGAGATGTGAATAATCCCGATGGCGACATTGAAATTGTTTATAGCGGTTTGCGCCCTGGTGAAAAATTATATGAAGAGCTGTTGATTGGCGATGATGTGCAATTGACTGACCATCCTCGTATTATGACGGCCAGTGAAATTGCATTGCCCTGGGCTGATATTGAACTCTTATTAGAAAAACTGGACACTTATTGCAGTGACCTTACAATAGACGGCATTCATGAGCTGCTACAGCAGGCGCCGTTAGGATTTGCGCCGTCCAGCGGTATTAATGATTTAATGTATAACAACGGCGACGTGGTTATTGAATCAATACCCTGCGAGAAATGA